From the Populus nigra chromosome 13, ddPopNigr1.1, whole genome shotgun sequence genome, the window CGctagttttgtcttaaattgttaaGGAGTTGTTGTATTAAGTTATTGATGATCTAcctatactattttttattctggTACCAGTGAATATTCAATTACAAATACTTCCAACTCTGGAATTAGTAAATATTACGTCAAGAAAAGATATGGTATTCCTGACTTTAACGTCAGTGAATATTAaggttcaaaataatttttaattctagtgtTCAATATTCTTAACTCTAACGTTAGTGAATActgaaagtatttttaattttaacattaataaatagGAATATTCTTGATTTTGGTCTCTTCCTTTTTCACTGTCCTTAGATTTGTTGATATTTGAGATAAAAACAGGTGATTGTGGCTTTGAGATAAAAGAGCAGCCTCCTGCTGTTTAAGATATAACATGGTATAGGATGGTGTGGGGACATGACCTTATTTAGCAAtgtggttttctttttctttttctttttttttatcacatcaagttcttttgaatttttatacgGCCAAGCTTGTAAAATAGGAATTCAATAAAGTACAAAATtttccaaaacaataaaaataacaataaaacatgtaattcagtaatttaataaagtttcaataatttacaaacaaatccaattttacaaaatctaaaacaaatcataacaagtataaaattatacattcatatactacaagtttgtttgagaaataacaataaaacatgtacatatactaaaaaaataataaaattgacatttaaatgttaaaatttaaaaagataaaattacttacaaaaactgataaaatccatcggtaaatcagaacacgaatGTTGTGAtcacaaaacttaaaaaaaatatgacttgtgctgagaagagggagattttttttagggggctggttgtttgcattTTGGGAGAGGAGAATTGGGATggggaagaaaaaagagaaatagaggaggagagggtcggcagagtgttcatatattaacttttgctgatggaatcaccgacggactactTCTGTCGGTGATTCTGTCTGCAATTCTGATGGTGAATCGGTCACGTCACTATACGGAGCTTCTGGTTTAAATCCCTCgatgattccgtcggtaaaatcttCCACAAAAACTTCCACGTCAAcaaaccatctttttttttaattttgaatattctATCTGTAATTTCGTCGGTATATACTGACCGAAATATTCTGTTGGTATATACCGTCTAAATTACAGACGGAAAATATGCCGTCAGTAATTATGACCGTAAATTActgatagaatttttttatcgaTAATGTCGTTGGTATTAAACGAATTTCTAATAGTGTATTTTACATGGATGTGTTATGAGAAGGAATTGAAGTGACTTTGTATCATCTCTGTGGTTTTGCATACAGATCAACTCTTTTTTAACCATTTATAAACAATAGTAGAAACAATTATGGTAACATTTGATATAAATgatctaatattatattatgtttatttttgtattttaaaaatgttttgaaaaaaaattaaattttttttttttttttttttgaaattaatattgtttaatgttttgaaatattttaatgtattgatattaaaaataattttttaaaaataaaaaattttattttaatataattttctattataagcacaaaaaaatatttctcgaGCCGTCTTCTTTCTCCCTCGTAGCTTCGCTGTCTAGCCCCGTATCCCATCTTTCGTGGAGATACGCCTGCAACTTTTATATTTGACAATTATTGTGGGACGAAATAAAACAACGTTTATGTCCTTTTTCACGAAGGCAATCCTTACCTTCCTAATGTATTAGTGTTGTGGTTCATGAGGTAAGttcatttctttgattttttttatatttaaattttaaagctaatatttaaaaaaaaaaaaaactattaagttttttaaatgtattctTAAGATTATCAAGAGAAcgaagactatatatatatatataagaaaacttTTGTGATATATTCTTAAAACAAcaagaatttctttttgttaaaccTTCGATTTTTTAGCCAATCCTCTTGAAGATAATTCCATGATACCTTGATAAACGACAGTGTTCTATGTCTCTGgtttcgaattttttttttttttcccccaatTTTCTAATGAATAGCAACTCAAAACCCCCTTATAAATCAATGCTACCCTTAAGCCTTGCTCAGCAACCTCAACCTGAACTCTCTCCTTCTTTGAGCTCCTGCACACACAAATACACAAGCTCAAAGAGACATAAATACATAGGAACCACCCTTCATGGCTTCTTTTCTTCAACCTTCGACTCAACCGAATGAAAGTGGTCCAACAGCAGCCATGAAAAGTTCTGAACTCCAAACCGCATTGGAAGTGGAAACCATTAGTAAAAATGCTGTTAATAACTCCGCTAAAAGTACTCCTGGTGTTTTCTTGACTTGGGACGATTTGTGGGTTACAGTCCCTAATGGAAAACATGGAAGCAAGCCAATCCTTCAAGGTCTAACTGGTTATGCTCAACCAGGAGAGCTCCTAGCTATAATGGGTCCTTCAGGTTGCGGCAAGTCTACACTTCTTGATGCCTTAGCTGGTAACAAATCCatgctcattttaaaaaatatatatatatatatattatgtatgtGAGTTCATCGTGATAAATTAGGCTCGTGCACGTTCCCGGGCATAAATATGCCCGTTAAAATTCCTTAAACCAATTCGTTTTGCAGGGAGACTAGGTTCCAACGCAAGGCAAGTAGGAGAGATTCTTATCAATGGTCATAAGCAAGCATTGGCTTATGGAACATCGGTGAGTAGATGATTAACAGAAGAAATGTAATTAGATATGCatgttttcttgataattagCACTAGATCCTCTGACAGAATCAATCACATGAGGTATATATAGCAATATTTGACTCTTcgttgattttttatgatttcaatgTTAACTAGGCCTATGTGACACAAGATGATACTTTGGTTACAACTTTAACGGTTAGAGAGGCTGTGTACTACTCAGCTCAGCTTCAGTTGCCAGACTCAATGTCAAAGGTAGAAAAGATGGAAAGAGCGGAGATGACAATAAGAGAGATGGGATTGCAAGATACTATGAATACAAGAATAGGAGGGTGGGGAGTTAAAGGCCTTAGTGGTGGTCAAAAGAGGAGAGTCAGTATTTGCATAGAGATCCTAACGCACCCAAAACTTCTTTTCCTTGACGAACCGACAAGTGGGCTTGATAGCGCAGCATCATATTATGTCATGAGAGGAATTGCAAGGTTAGATCACAAAGATGGCGTTAGAAGAACTGTCATTGCATCCATTCATCAGCCTAGCAGTGAAGTATTTCAACTTTTTAGCAATCTTTGCCTTTTGTCTTCAGGCGAAACTGTATATTTTGGCCCTGCTTCTGCAGCAAATGAGGTaaggataaattattttttaatagtttaattGCACAGCTGGAGCAGCTAATTATGAGACAACTAATAACTCTTTCTTTGGTTCGATTACATGTAGTTTTTCGAGTTAAATAGTTTCCCTTGCCCGCCGCTCCAAAACCCATCCGATCACTTCCTAAACACCATAAACAAGGACTTTGAGAAGGTAAGTCCACTCAAAAGGCCTTTACTGTAGTAGTATTTCATCGGTAGTTCTAACTTCTTTTATTGAAACTAGGATCTTGAACAAGGCTTAGATGATGCAATCCCCACAGAGGAAGTGATTAACATCCTTGTAAATTCCTACAAGTCCTCCGATTACTGGCAACAAGTTCAAGTAAAGGTAGCAGAAATATGTAAAGAGGTAAGCCAGCACTTGACACAGATACGTTTACTAGACATGTCTAAGGCAGGTCGAAAGGAGTACTTAAACTTTGTGGCTTTCAGCATTTTGAAGCATTGGAGAGCAGGAGAGACCATGCTGGATTTCTAACTCAGTCTCTTGTTCTAACAAAAAGATCTTTCGTGAACATGTTTCGTGATCTGGGATACTACTGGTTACGCCTAGCTATCTATGTTGGATTGGGTTATGGCCTTTCCTCCATTTATCATGATCTTGGCTCTAGTTATGGTTCCATTCAGgtaaatgtaaaatatattgCATAATAGAGTGAGTTAGGCCCTTATCTAACCATCCAATACAACCTAAATCTTCTAATCTGTTTTGTATCAGGCAAGAGGGTCACTTCTTATGTTCGTATCTACGTTCCTAACATTCATGGCCATCGGTGGATTTCCTTCTTTTGTGGAAGAAATGAAGGTCGATCTTCCCACCTCTAGTAAATATGTCTTGCGATTAATGTAATGGGTTTTCTTGCATCTACAAATTAATTTACTGACTTCTTTTCTTACGAAATCAGGTATTTGAACGTGAAAGATTAAATGGGCACTATGGTGCCACTTCTTTCGCTATCGGCAACACGTTCTCTGCTATACCATTTTTGCTACTGATCTCACTAATTCCTGGAGCTATAGCTTACTACCCTTCCGGCCTTCACAAAGGATATGAACACTTTCTATACTTTGCTTCCACCTTATTTGCTTGCCTGTTAATGGTTGAGAGTATGATGATGGCAGTGGCAAGTATTGTACCTAATTACCTAATGGGAATCATAACAGGGGCTGGAATTCAAGGGCTTATGGCTTTAGGTGGTGGGTTCTTTAGGTTGCCAGATGATCTTCCTAAGCCATTTTGGAAGTATCCATTATACTATGTTGCTTTCCATAGATATACCTACCAAGGTATGTTCAAGAACGAGTTTGAAGGGCTAAAATTCACCAATTATCAAGGTAATGGCCTGATAAAGGGCGAAGAAATCTTGAGGGAATTCTGGCAAATGGAAATGGCTTACTCTAAATGGGTTGACCTAGCAATCTTGCTAGGGATGGTTGTCTTTTATAGACTTCTGTTCTTGGCCATTATCAAGACTACTGAAACTATTAAGCCTATTATTCCAGGTCTTATGTCGTACGTGAATCCCAAGCAAACCTTTCAGATCATGGAAAAACCCCAAAGCTAAACCATTGCAAGGGGAAAATTATCAATGGAACGAAATATAGTGTCATTGGCCTCTGTAATACAAGGCAGCAATCATGAGGGTATCTGGGTATGTACGTTTGGTATTTGCTGTGCATTATGTTAGTTGATTATGCTCCAACTTATTATTCCACCTTGCTCTTATGCTTtacagtttttattatttaaaatacacTTTAAGAAAGATGATATCAGAAACTTACAAGCTGCTATGTTATCTGAATTATTGGGTGAAATTTGGCATATTATTAGGGTATCGTTGTCACATAATCACTCTCCCTTGCAAGCCTGCAAGGCTGCAAGTCCTTGTACCAAGCTAAAATAGAGGTTGAAGTTATATAAATGTATGTTCGGTAATAAGATGCTTTTTATTAGCAATAATTACAttgattcttttataatttaattaatcttttactTTACCTTtgtacattttatattttttagcaactcaaaattcaaaatataatactctaattttataatttcatcaacaGAAATgccataaaatgttttttggcAAGTCAAGCTGCTGCTTTCCAACTGATTTTAGTACATCATAAGCTTCGACAGTCAACTGCATATCACCATATTACCGGACCTAGCTTTGCCAATGTAAGTCACACAGGAGCCACTTGAGCTGCTACTATAAGGACAATGTCTTCAATTTACGTGAAAGCCTTTCATGCATTAAAGAAGGTCCATTACGTGCACCTCTCCTCACCACCTGAAACTCTTAAAGCAAGCGTAATTCAACAGATTCATCTTTTGGATTGACTTCACAAAAGATTCAGGATCATGGAAGCCATATATGGGAAAATCTCCCTCTTTTTTAGCCCTCTCAGTAGCCTCAACAACTTTTGAGGTAGATCGATTATAAACAGCTAGAAATGGGGAAACCTTTCTCTGCGATATTAAAGGCCAGATTCTGGGATGCTGGTGCTGGTTGCCTTGCGCATTTCTAAAATTATAGTGCCTCCTTTTCCCAACAAACAGCCAACTTGGCTTGGTGAAACTAAGCCTTTCACTGACAGTGCCCAGATTTACACAAGGTTTAGCCATGGTGTCCTGTGGGAGAGCTGGCGAGATGGCAAACAATAAATTGTGTTTGATTCGATGAAATTAGGAATTGAGGGTTCGGATTAAGATTTAGATATTAGGTTAACAGGGTGGtggctgggttttttttttggtgtttttttaaagaaaaatcttatgGTGTTTAGAAAGTaattagtaatattttattagttatttttttagattcattttgaaaaataacagatacaaaaagaaaaaaaattatgaaacttatgacccattaaaaatcataaaaatatctcTATTTATAATTTCTCTTTCCTTATtgtatctattttaaaaaaaaaaataggttgaatgAGTAATTAATAGAATATCACTAGTTATTCCCTtaataacataaatttattttttaatttaatggtaaaattataatatttaatataaatttctttaatcatcaaaatttgaatggaacataataatgattttataaatattttttacttttttaatgacTTTATTTTGGTGTAGATGTAATGTGTAATAcaacttataaattataaattatagaatgtaaaatgtaaaatgtaattttttaaaatatgaaaataaaatgaattaaaaataagtagaaggtttgatataattttctaatatcattatattactattattttcaaaaacaaacaaggtcATTTGATTGCTAATTAGAAATGAACAAGAACAATTGAGCACTCGAAAAAATCTGAACAAAATTAATACTTTTGAACGTGAAGTGACATGTCTAAGCATGCATAGATTAATAATACGAAATCTCGTACAAAATTAAAGAACAGTCTCTAACATCAATGAGTCAAGATTAAGGCCCCAGGATTTTGTTGTGTCAAAATTTGCTGTCTTAAAGCATGAATGTCCAATATTGATGCCGAACTCGGACAGTGTACTGATGTAGCTAGCCAGCATGAATACCACGATACATGCAAGTTTCACATTGTTTGGTGGCTAAGAAAATCAATGAGAAGTTTGACAAAACTCTTCTTGTGTTTGCCTACGCTTCTAATTTTTCTATTAGTGATGGAGTCTATCACTAAAATACGAGAAAAACACAGtagtaaaattatgatttttatagttttgttctTGCGTTTTATACTGTGAAGTGAAGGATAGTAACTCACAGCAGACACAAAAGCAAAAGCTTGAACAAACACATTGACGTATATTTAATTTGGATGTATTATTGTTAtccaaatgaaaaatcaataatgtatcaactttattttcaaataatttgtgTACCAAATTTGTTCCCCCTTGCTTTTGAGCTCTGAATTATTGGATTTGTTGTATGTTGCATAGTAACGAAGGCTTAACACTGCCAAAATTCTTAAAACTACTGAAAGAATTTTCCactgatatttatatttttattctattagtAATACATTTACTGATGGGCTCATGGATGAAAATACTCTATTGGTAATTTCTGGTCTATCGATGAGTTCAtcgataataaattaaattaccgATAGATTTACAAACAATAAAAGCACgccaaaaaaatttatctacttCAATCCATTGGTATTTTCCTTAGGCATTTTGCCATATAACCAATAGAAGTATCATACGCAAATCGATCGATAATTAAATAATGGTATTTGCAATAATTCTTTTCAACTCACTAGAATATACTGACGTCGGATTTAATCCGTTGGTAATACattatttaaagatattttaaaaaatctatttaatagaagtacaaaataattaaattaatataaatcaacacttcATAACACTCAAGAACTTagttgcttggaaaaaagaaaagaaaatcaactcaaataaatttacaacaaataaataacacaaaaaaacaacaacaacaaataaataaatcaactaaaaacaatttttacctAACCTAGAAAACCTATTTCATAACCCATAATCcagcaataaataaaataatttaatttaaattgaacaacaaaattaaaaaataaatccaacaaaattgatctcatatgaaaaaaaaaatcctacaacaacattcatacaattattaagaacaagaaaatttaaatatatatataatgcaaaaaaaaacacaaaaaaagaagaaataaaaaaaatcttaccttaatgtaatTGCAAGTGAAgttaagaagagaaaagaaaaaacaagtttataaagtatgctaattaaaaaaaaaactgagaaaagaAACGAAGAAGAGATGAGAAGGCATACCTACACgtggagaagaaaataaaagaagagaagtAGTTGAGgagtgaagagaaagaaagaaaaggacgttggtgttttttatttaagggGAAGGAaggaagacgaagaagaagaagaggcgCGTCTATTATGAAATAAGAAATTCTAGTCTTTTTATTGGGGCATTTTACTGACTATTTTACCGgcagataattaaatattaatatttttaatcattctgtTGGTGATtccatctataatatttaatttaaatttttaatttaattgaaaattttcaggaACCCTCCAAATATCACGGTcaacttttcaatttgttagtgattttatctgtaatatttaatttaaatttttaatttaatcagaaattttttaaaaccccCCTCCCAATATcaccgatgatttttcaattcatCAGTGATTTTATCTGTgaagaacaataattaacagtgcaattgaaaAGTGAATAGTTTTAAAGCTCTATTGAAAATACTGATAGAATTAATCCATTGATGATACCTTTtgtaattaacataataaacagTGTTATAGAGAAGTGAATAGTTTACCAACAAGTTTACAGATGAAATTACTAGTAATACTAATATCGCCGGTAATTATGTCGGTATGAATGACATATCATCGTACTTTttagctttgttttaattattttttttcccactataattctctcggtatatactgaggaaatattttttttggtgtttaccGATGGATATAGTGAGTGaatattttgttggtaaaattTATTACAATTTACCGACATAAACATTCCATCagtatttctatttatatttgtcaattttctgATAGTGTAATTTGATGTCTCAACTACATAGGTGGGTAACGAAACAGTAAGTACGTATGCATGTAAAAATCTCTTTCATAAGATGATACAATTTGGTAGGACCTAAttaatattccgtcggtatttttatttgtatttattaattttgtggTAGGATAATTTGATGTCTCAACTACATAAGTGGACAGCAAAACAATAAGTACGTATACATGTAAAAATCTCTTTCATAAGATGATACAATTTGGTAGGACCTAATTAACATTCAATCAgtatttctatttgtatttgttaattttctgaTTGTATAATTTGATATCTCAACTACATAGGTAGGTAGCAAAACATTAAGTACATGTGCGTGTAAGAATCCCTCTTTCATAAGATGATAAAATATGGTAGGAGCTAATTATAACTTATTCCTAGTTTGATAATCaaactaattatttaattaattctttttcttccaTAAACTATATTAAACCTCCCTTAATGATTCTCCAAGTATCCCATGGACTCCATTGCCTTccaaaaacatctcaaaacttaaaatcaacttgaaataaaaaaattttctaaactcaaatttgttttttatatttttaaaaaaaaaaaaacctaatgtgAACTCTCTTTATCATGTAGAactatttaacataaaaatcaaccGTTTTGATAACCAAAATCATAATCCAGCAAGCTCTTCTCTTCTCCaccaaaaattaactaaaaaaaagtaaaataaaatttgatactaaaattgaattttttaaaattaaagggacCGGTTACTTATAGCTAAAAATTATGGAAGATTAAAAtgaacttttcaaataaatctcAAGGTCATGATCTATTTTAcctgtttttttcactttaatctTGTCTTTCAATTcacctctccctccctcccaaaaaaaaatttgctatTGAATACtaatttgggttaaaaaaacactcaatagtacaaaataaaaatttaaggataaaattcataattttaaaatatatatattattaaaatctaCAGTAACAATAGGTTTGAGTGAACAGTAAAAACACTATCTCTAAGTTTTTACTATAATGTGAATTGATTATTGCTTTGATATAGCACTATATGCATATACGTTTAATGAGTGACCCTAAATTTTGGTTTTCCTTTGAAGAAATTATCAGGCTTGTAATGCTAAATTATATGCATATAACCTAATATGTGGAGTGAGATTCCAAGAAAGTTCTCAATGCTGCTTAATAATGTCTCTCGTTTGTGCCTATAATGGCAATCTGTGATGAAAGCGTCCTAGCATCCCTCCTTTCGTTCAGCATGTTTCAGCTGGACAGTGGAGGaagcttaaaaataattaagctgCGTAAAACATATTGCAACATAACAGTCTTCGGATTAGCACGAAGGCATAAATTCACTTAATCAGTTAAAAACAACCATTCCAGATGTCAACCAGCATGAGAACCAATTGCTTCACCAAAATTAAGATTCTGAATGATGCACAATGCCAGCGTATACTGCAGGATTTCTAATGAACAATCTTCTAATTAAGATTTTCTCCTGTTAGGGACATAATGTCCAGTTTATCAGGATTTCCTGGAATCACAAGGTTCACTTTCTGATGCCTGCCCCACCAAAACCACATTGACCCAAAAGGAAAAGCTCCATTGCAGATCTGTCTACTTCCACACAAGATCAAATGCCAGTGAAAAATGTTAAAAGAAGAGAGACATGATCAAATGCCAGTGAAAAATGTCAAAAAGAAGAGAGCTTGGATCAACTCTTTGGTATGATTTCGAGCAGAGAGAGAAGCGACCTCCAATTTTTCAAGTTCACCGTAAGGATGATAATGCTAGTTCAACATTTCTTGAGATCCGATCATGTATTGGCTCCTGCAGGGAGGAGGCAAAATTCTGTCAATTTCATCACAagcatgaaagaaaaacaagttaCATTGCTTGCTGGCATAAAAATGTCTGCTGAAAAGGAGTTTCACCTCTGTCAATGGCaactcaaattttgattttgttattgtcTCATACAAGAAAATATACCTATCACCAAAGGGAAGGGTCAGCCAACTAACATGAAACATGATGGCAAAAGAAGCATGAAAATTGTTGGGAGTGAGTTTTGCAAGTATTGTCagaaattacaaataaaataaaacttagaaACCAACTTTGTCAGGACAACCTTGAAATAGAAATTCCACAGCAAGACAGCATAAACAAATTACATATGCTTGGTGTGTACGGACTCTACTTCTTGTATTATAGCCATGTAATATATTAGTCTCTGCTTTCCAAAAGGAtgcaataaatgaaaaatcaaggcTGGCAAGAAGATGTTTAGCCAGAATATTCAGACTTCAATTCTGGTTTCTCATTTTGCACACAGCTTGGCACTGACATACTTTATAAAAGGAAATATAATTTCAAGCCAAATCAtatacttttattatatattcagACCAAGCAGCAAAGCAATCCATTCATAAAGAATTGAAATATATAGGGAATTAGCACCCTGCAGTCAGAAGGCAGCTTGACATAATGATCAGAACTAAATATGCCCACACAGCTGAAACAACTACACAGTGCAATATAAGTGGTTACTTCAAATATGAACTAGTTACAATGACTAACAAGCAATTATAACCAGCCAGATATAAGGTGTGACCAGCTAAAAAGCTTCTTTCCTTGGATTAATCACTACAGTGATCACAAAGAATGAAGAAATCCTGATAAACTGGACATTATGTTCCAGGAAACAACTACCCAGTACAATATAAGTGGTTACTTCAACTACACAGTAAAATATAAGTCAATTTTTATCCTGGGAATGAAGAAATCCATTCATAAAGAATGCAATAAGTCAATTTTCATCCTGGGAATGAAGAAATGAACTGGAATGGGGAAATTCCAGTCAGTATCAACCCATTGCACTCAATAAATCTTACTGTGACAAATGCTTTGACCTAAATGGGAGTGTAATCCGCTCTCGCCATTAAATGAAAGAGAACAGGGGAGTTTCAGATTAGATTGGTAGTCAGGAAACAATCCTAGTTAAGGTGGTTAGAACATACATTTTCATCAACTCACAATATATGACATTTGGAAGAAGAATTTTTGGAAATAAACCATTGGATTTCTGAGGTTTTCGGAACCCCCTTTAGCAGTAACTATCTTGCTCTTTAAATTCCCTGTGCATAGTGACCTGAATAGAGGTCCAATAACATAAAAGACTTACTAGTTAAGGTGGAG encodes:
- the LOC133670970 gene encoding ABC transporter G family member 1-like → MASFLQPSTQPNESGPTAAMKSSELQTALEVETISKNAVNNSAKSTPGVFLTWDDLWVTVPNGKHGSKPILQGLTGYAQPGELLAIMGPSGCGKSTLLDALAGRLGSNARQVGEILINGHKQALAYGTSAYVTQDDTLVTTLTVREAVYYSAQLQLPDSMSKVEKMERAEMTIREMGLQDTMNTRIGGWGVKGLSGGQKRRVSICIEILTHPKLLFLDEPTSGLDSAASYYVMRGIARLDHKDGVRRTVIASIHQPSSEVFQLFSNLCLLSSGETVYFGPASAANEFFELNSFPCPPLQNPSDHFLNTINKDFEKDLEQGLDDAIPTEEVINILVNSYKSSDYWQQVQVKVAEICKEHFEALESRRDHAGFLTQSLVLTKRSFVNMFRDLGYYWLRLAIYVGLGYGLSSIYHDLGSSYGSIQARGSLLMFVSTFLTFMAIGGFPSFVEEMKVFERERLNGHYGATSFAIGNTFSAIPFLLLISLIPGAIAYYPSGLHKGYEHFLYFASTLFACLLMVESMMMAVASIVPNYLMGIITGAGIQGLMALGGGFFRLPDDLPKPFWKYPLYYVAFHRYTYQGMFKNEFEGLKFTNYQGNGLIKGEEILREFWQMEMAYSKWVDLAILLGMVVFYRLLFLAIIKTTETIKPIIPGLMSYVNPKQTFQIMEKPQS